One region of Eupeodes corollae chromosome 1, idEupCoro1.1, whole genome shotgun sequence genomic DNA includes:
- the LOC129941991 gene encoding uncharacterized protein LOC129941991, which yields MSGEESSQSSNQSEKRPLSDYEDELPQAKRKRKIDVMTEILVAVLDRTKTSNRSAMHIISAVIISLGLDIDNYNISYTTIRNALLKFRKTVAGNLKDGIQETAKNLIVHWDGKLLPELSNQPTKKVERLPIVVYGMNVEQLLGVPALDESTGANEAEVIFEALNEWNISDSIVGMCFDTTSVNTGKFKV from the coding sequence ATGTCTGGTGAAGAAAGTAGCCAATCATCAAATCAATCTGAAAAACGACCTTTGTCAGATTACGAAGATGAGCTTCCGCAAGCTAAAAGGAAACGTAAGATTGACGTTATGACGGAAATTTTAGTAGCAGTACTGGATCGTACTAAAACTAGCAATCGGAGTGCAATGCATATTATTTCTGCTGTCATTATAAGTCTTGGATTGGATATTGACAATTATAATATTAGCTACACGACTATTCGTAACGCTCTATTAAAGTTTCGAAAAACAGTTGCTGGCAATTTGAAAGATGGAATACAGGAAACTGCGAAAAATCTTATCGTCCATTGGGACGGTAAGTTACTTCCGGAACTTTCCAATCAGCCAACGAAAAAAGTCGAAAGACTTCCTATTGTTGTTTACGGAATGAATGTGGAACAATTACTCGGTGTACCTGCTTTAGATGAGTCTACTGGAGCTAATGAAGCTGAAGTCATTTTTGAAGCCTTAAACGAGTGGAATATTTCTGACAGTATAGTAGGGATGTGCTTTGACACTACTAGTGTAAATACTggtaaatttaaagtttaa
- the LOC129944418 gene encoding zinc finger BED domain-containing protein 4-like yields the protein MDYQSMRQQKESLDPGHSANQKSQETICIDADSIPSTSLAVARTERRIVEAESSTHQESKSFIICFVYVCYLDGGSKWEKLTLSILFFISKDMRPFNVVEGEGFLKLMKEAAPLYKVPSSTFFKNKLAEKYDVTVLQYKNKIEKASDFCLTLDVWTETMQEKSFLGVTLHFFEGITPVNSNIATRELSQSHTAVYIQQVLEDIISDWNIPMEKIRCFVTDNGANMVAAIKNISAQQNKHLPCFPHTINLVVEAGIKHESVKSIITKIRTIVKWVKNSVKNSDKLRKLQIISGDSQGSTKKLVLDVCTRWNSCYYMIERFLELSKFCSDLLFDDCSSPEMPNSSEIEIIKQLVKLLKPFEYITKESSGEKYTSISQIIPMLNCLAKELLAFSSNVDCVKCVHKILYTELHRRFQNIEHNPNVALATLLDPRFKNLHFQDANACGRAIQKLKDLVKQDKEISSSESDVDETQKGFDFWKHHKELVISQKRKKNHTKSDSVSSYLSTPVSNLKSNPLEEWEDMKAFFPSLYKHARMFLVVVASSVPCERLFSKAGATISKSRNRLSGKHLEKLLFLSKYRYFSSDTQVGIDTFFRYRYRVQVLDTLQVSFHPY from the exons atggattatCAAAGTAT gcGACAGCAGAAAGAATCTTTGGATCCAGGTCattctgcaaaccaaaagtcgCAGGAAACTATTTGCATAGATGCAGATTCGATTCCTTCAACATCCTTGGCAGTGGCACGAACAGAAAGACGAATAGTAGAAGCTGAATCATCTACCCATCAAGAAAGCAAGAG ttttataatttgttttgtttatgtttgttaTTTAGATGGTGGTTCAAAGTGGGAAAAATTAACTCTAAGTATCCTGTTTTTTATATCCAAAGATATGCGCCCCTTTAACGTTGTTGAAGGAGAAGGTTTTCTGAAACTTATGAAGGAAGCTGCACCATTGTACAAAGTCCCTTCcagcacattttttaaaaacaagcttgCCGAAAAATATGATGTGACGGTTTTACaatataagaacaaaattgaaaaagctaGTGACTTTTGCTTAACATTAGATGTTTGGACAGAGACAAtgcaagaaaaaagttttttgggcGTTACTTTGCATTTCTTCGAAGGAATTACACCTGTTAATTCCAATATCGCTACAAGAGAGTTAAGTCAAAGTCACACAGCCGTTTATATCCAACAGGTCTTGGAAGACATCATAAGTGATTGGAATATCCCGATGGAAAAAATAAGATGCTTTGTTACAGACAATGGTGCGAATATGGTCGCAgctataaaaaatatatctgcTCAACAAAATAAACACCTGCCATGTTTCCCACACACAATTAACTTAGTTGTCGAAGCTGGAATAAAGCATGAATCCGTCAAATCTATAATTACAAAG ATAAGAACAATTGTGAAATGGGTCAAAAACAGTGTTAAGAACTCCGATAAACTGCGAAAGCTCCAAATTATTTCTGGAGATTCCCAAGGATCaacaaaaaaacttgtattGGACGTCTGCACCCGATGGAACTCATGTTATTACATGATAGAAAGGTTTCTGGAACTATCCAAATTTTGCTCCGATCTTCTTTTTGACGATTGCTCCAGCCCTGAAATGCCAAACAGTTCAGAAATTGAGATAATTAAACAGTTAGTAAAATTACTGAAACCATTCGAATATATAACAAAAGAATCCTCTGGTGAAAAATACACAAGTATCTCCCAAATTATTCCAATGTTGAACTGTTTGGCAAAGGAGCTGCTTGCATTCTCTTCAAATGTTGACTGTGTGAAATGTGtccataaaattttatatacggAGTTACATCGAAGATTCCAAAATATTGAACATAATCCAAACGTAGCATTAGCAACCTTATTGGACCCTAGGTTCAAGAATCTACATTTTCAAGACGCCAATGCATGTGGAAGAGCCATCCAGAAGCTAAAAGATCTTGTTAAACAAGATAAAGAAATTTCTAGCAGTGAATCGGATGTGGACGAAACGCAGAAAGGTTTCGATTTCTGGAAGCATCACAAGGAATTGGTTATAAgccagaaaagaaaaaaaaaccatactaaAAGTGATTCGGTTTCTTCATATTTGTCTACTCCTGTTTCCAACTTAAAATCTAATCCTCTAGAGGAGTGGGAAGATATGAAGGCGTTCTTCCCTTCTTTATATAAACATGCAAGGATGTTTTTGGTGGTTGTCGCGTCTTCTGTGCCATGTGAAAGATTGTTTTCCAAAGCGGGTGCAACAATCAGCAAATCCAGAAACCGCCTAAGCGGAAAACACTtagaaaaacttctttttttatcaaa GTATCGATACTTTTCATCCGATACCCAAGTAGGTATCGATACTTTCTTTCGATACCGGTATCGAGTACAAGTACTCGATACCTTGCAGGTATCGTTTCATCCCTACTGA